A part of Thermocrinis albus DSM 14484 genomic DNA contains:
- the rpmB gene encoding 50S ribosomal protein L28, with product MARCFVCGKTTKIGRSVTFSAERNPRKFKANLHRIRVRLEDGSVKRVYVCAKCIKAGKVQKVVRTG from the coding sequence ATGGCAAGGTGCTTTGTGTGTGGCAAGACCACCAAGATAGGAAGAAGCGTTACTTTCTCTGCTGAGAGAAACCCAAGGAAGTTTAAAGCCAACCTTCACAGGATAAGGGTGAGACTGGAAGATGGTTCTGTAAAAAGGGTCTATGTGTGTGCCAAGTGCATAAAGGCCGGTAAAGTTCAAAAAGTGGTACGTACAGGATGA
- the aroC gene encoding chorismate synthase codes for MSIRFLTAGESHGQALVCILEGIPANLELSAEDINRDLRRRQKGYGRGGRMKIEQDQVEILSGVRFGKTTGAPIALLIKNRDWENWKEKMAVEGERPSSAVPFTRPRPGHADLAGGIKYNQRDLRNILERASARETACRCAVGAVCKKFLQELGIKVGSYVVSIGSLSPPIQEEDLEKRHLLAEESVVRFPDPTKDPLFMELIDEAKQMGESLGGVFEVFALNVPPGLGSHTQWDRRIDGRIAQAMMSIQAIKGVEIGLGFEAAKRKGSQVHDEIGWDPERGFFRYTNHLGGTEGGVTNGMPILVRCAMKPIPTLARPLRSVDIQTKEEVSAGKERTDVVAVPAASVVGEAMLAFVVAQALLEKLGGDFMEEIKERYARYLEYVKSF; via the coding sequence ATGTCCATCAGATTTCTGACAGCGGGGGAATCTCACGGACAGGCCTTAGTTTGTATACTGGAAGGTATACCGGCCAACTTGGAGCTGTCGGCGGAGGACATAAACCGAGACCTGAGGAGAAGACAGAAGGGTTACGGCAGAGGAGGGAGGATGAAAATAGAGCAGGACCAGGTGGAGATTCTGTCAGGTGTGAGATTCGGAAAGACTACGGGAGCACCTATAGCCCTCCTCATAAAGAACAGAGACTGGGAGAACTGGAAGGAGAAGATGGCGGTGGAAGGAGAAAGGCCATCGTCAGCAGTACCCTTCACGCGCCCCAGACCTGGTCATGCCGACTTAGCGGGTGGTATAAAGTACAACCAACGTGATCTGAGGAACATTCTGGAAAGAGCTTCGGCACGCGAAACCGCCTGCAGATGCGCCGTAGGAGCGGTTTGCAAAAAGTTTCTGCAGGAACTGGGTATAAAGGTGGGTAGTTATGTGGTCAGTATAGGATCCCTCAGCCCACCCATCCAGGAAGAGGATCTGGAGAAGCGCCACCTTCTGGCAGAAGAATCGGTGGTGAGGTTTCCGGACCCCACCAAAGATCCTCTCTTTATGGAGCTTATAGATGAGGCGAAGCAGATGGGAGAAAGTTTAGGTGGTGTGTTTGAGGTGTTTGCCTTGAACGTACCACCGGGTCTTGGTAGTCATACCCAGTGGGACAGAAGGATAGATGGGAGAATTGCCCAGGCTATGATGAGCATCCAGGCCATAAAGGGGGTAGAGATAGGGTTGGGTTTTGAGGCTGCCAAACGGAAAGGTTCACAGGTACACGACGAGATAGGGTGGGACCCAGAGAGAGGCTTTTTTAGATACACTAACCACTTGGGTGGAACGGAGGGTGGTGTCACCAACGGTATGCCCATCCTGGTGAGGTGTGCCATGAAACCCATACCCACCCTGGCCAGACCTCTCAGAAGTGTGGACATACAAACCAAGGAGGAGGTAAGTGCGGGTAAAGAGCGTACCGACGTGGTGGCGGTTCCTGCCGCATCTGTGGTAGGAGAAGCCATGTTGGCCTTTGTGGTAGCACAGGCTCTTTTGGAGAAACTGGGTGGCGATTTTATGGAAGAGATAAAGGAGAGGTACGCGAGGTATCTGGAGTATGTTAAGAGTTTTTGA
- a CDS encoding MlaE family ABC transporter permease, with protein MLRVFEEVGKAALLTFLGIYFLFRNPPRLYHFVKQLAYLGAETVPVVVITSLFSGGVIALQTYSTFHRFNAEFLIGAVVALSMFRELGPVLTALMVTARVGSAMTASIGTMRITEQIDALEVMGMNPVSYLVTPRIVAGVLGLPLLTIISDVAGILGGWFVAVGLFGVNNHLFWERMRDLVEFYDFVGGLYKAVFFGLVVSAVSCYFGFYTKGGTEGVGRATTSSVVTSSMLVLISDYFLTAIIF; from the coding sequence ATGTTAAGAGTTTTTGAGGAGGTGGGGAAGGCCGCTCTCCTCACTTTCTTGGGTATATACTTCCTCTTTAGAAATCCCCCCAGACTTTATCACTTTGTAAAACAACTGGCTTATCTGGGAGCGGAGACGGTACCTGTGGTGGTGATCACATCCCTCTTCTCGGGAGGTGTCATAGCTCTGCAAACTTACTCCACTTTCCACCGATTCAACGCAGAGTTTCTCATAGGGGCTGTGGTGGCTCTCTCCATGTTCCGAGAACTGGGACCGGTACTCACAGCTCTTATGGTAACGGCACGTGTAGGGTCTGCTATGACGGCCAGCATAGGCACCATGCGTATAACGGAACAGATAGACGCTTTAGAGGTGATGGGTATGAACCCTGTAAGCTATTTGGTGACACCCCGAATAGTGGCTGGTGTTCTCGGGCTTCCCCTCCTTACGATAATATCCGACGTGGCAGGAATACTGGGAGGATGGTTTGTGGCGGTTGGACTCTTCGGTGTTAACAACCACCTCTTTTGGGAAAGGATGAGGGATCTTGTGGAGTTTTATGATTTTGTGGGTGGTCTTTACAAGGCTGTTTTCTTTGGTCTCGTAGTTTCTGCGGTAAGTTGTTACTTCGGTTTTTACACGAAAGGAGGAACAGAGGGGGTTGGAAGAGCCACCACCTCCAGCGTGGTAACCTCTTCCATGCTGGTACTGATATCCGACTACTTTTTAACAGCCATAATTTTCTAA
- a CDS encoding toprim domain-containing protein, whose protein sequence is MKAIIDDLRKRSQTAAVLVEGKRDKEALLKLGVGNIITLEGKRLTDLPDLLENFRHVISMVDLDPQGEKLHRKLRDLLTSQGYIFIEDIRERLREWGVIYMEELYEKVRSADVSPDAGQGDKV, encoded by the coding sequence ATGAAGGCCATAATAGATGACCTGAGAAAGCGTTCCCAAACTGCGGCGGTGCTGGTGGAAGGGAAGAGGGACAAAGAAGCTCTTTTGAAACTGGGGGTTGGCAACATAATAACTTTGGAGGGGAAGAGGCTTACCGATCTTCCCGACCTTCTGGAAAACTTCAGACACGTTATATCTATGGTGGACCTTGATCCTCAAGGCGAGAAACTTCACCGTAAACTGAGGGACCTTCTCACATCTCAGGGATATATTTTTATAGAGGACATACGCGAGAGGTTGAGAGAATGGGGCGTGATCTATATGGAGGAGCTTTATGAAAAAGTCAGAAGTGCTGATGTCTCTCCTGACGCAGGACAGGGTGATAAGGTTTAA
- the rnc gene encoding ribonuclease III: MRASFSESSKVIEKVLGYSFRDPSLLEEALTHRSVAVGRRSYEVLEFLGDALINLFVVDLLLQNFPQSREGQLAIMKAFFVSEDFLSQLSQELGLESLIKMERRRKNISSSILADVFEALWGAIYMDTGRDLNTTRDLFFKNYGERILQVVKEGSYRKDYKTLLQELTQHLWKTRPTYRLIGTEGPHHNRIFEVECQVGSYRAVGKGKSKKEAEQESAKKLYELILSSEGSADQTCG; encoded by the coding sequence ATGCGTGCCTCGTTTTCAGAAAGCTCTAAGGTAATAGAAAAGGTTCTAGGATACTCCTTCAGAGATCCTTCTCTCCTGGAGGAAGCTCTCACCCACAGATCGGTGGCCGTTGGTAGAAGAAGTTACGAAGTCCTAGAGTTCTTAGGAGATGCTTTAATAAACCTCTTTGTGGTGGATCTTTTACTCCAGAACTTTCCCCAAAGTAGAGAAGGACAGTTGGCCATAATGAAGGCCTTTTTCGTCAGTGAGGATTTTCTGAGTCAGTTATCCCAAGAACTAGGTTTAGAGTCTCTTATAAAGATGGAGCGTAGGAGAAAAAACATAAGTAGTTCCATACTGGCCGATGTCTTTGAAGCTCTGTGGGGAGCCATATACATGGACACAGGCAGAGATCTAAACACCACTAGGGATCTCTTTTTTAAGAACTACGGTGAGCGGATATTACAGGTGGTGAAGGAAGGAAGTTACCGAAAGGATTACAAGACTTTACTACAAGAACTCACCCAACACCTGTGGAAAACAAGACCCACTTACCGTCTTATAGGTACGGAAGGGCCACACCACAACAGAATCTTTGAGGTGGAGTGTCAGGTAGGTTCTTACAGGGCTGTGGGCAAGGGAAAAAGTAAGAAGGAGGCAGAACAGGAGTCTGCCAAAAAACTTTACGAACTTATCCTATCCTCTGAAGGTTCTGCAGATCAAACTTGCGGTTAA
- the fabF gene encoding beta-ketoacyl-ACP synthase II yields the protein MRRVVVTGLGVVSPIGTGVDKFWNNLVSGVSGVDRIRRFDPEEIGLSVHIAAEVKDFNPELYFDKKDAQKVSDFIKFAVAAAEEALKDSGLLESSFDPYRVAVIVGTGIGGLRDIEEQQKVLMEKGPRRVSPFFIPYGISNMASGLIAIRYGFKGPNYCVVSACATGNHAIGDAMRLIQRGDVDVAIAGGCESAITPLGVAGFASMKALSTRNDEPQKASRPFDKDRDGFVMGEGAGILVLEEYEHAKARGAKIYAELVGYGATDDAYHITAPCGDGEGAYMCMKLALEDAGIPPHEVDYINAHGTSTPLNDKVETYAIKRLFGEHAYRLKISSNKSMIGHLLGAAGAVEAVATVKTIQTGIIPPTINLENPDPECDLDYTPMVAVQKEVNVALSNSFGFGGTNACLVFRKL from the coding sequence ATGCGCAGAGTTGTAGTGACGGGCCTTGGGGTGGTGAGCCCCATAGGTACCGGCGTTGACAAATTTTGGAACAATTTGGTCTCCGGTGTCAGCGGTGTTGATAGGATAAGACGCTTTGATCCCGAAGAGATAGGTCTGTCGGTTCATATAGCGGCGGAAGTTAAAGACTTTAATCCGGAGCTTTACTTTGACAAAAAAGATGCCCAGAAGGTGTCAGACTTCATAAAGTTTGCGGTAGCGGCTGCGGAGGAGGCTCTGAAGGACAGCGGTCTTCTGGAGTCGTCCTTTGATCCTTATCGCGTTGCCGTCATAGTGGGTACGGGTATAGGGGGTTTAAGGGACATAGAGGAGCAGCAGAAAGTTCTGATGGAAAAAGGTCCAAGGCGTGTGTCTCCCTTTTTCATACCTTACGGTATATCCAACATGGCTTCAGGTCTCATAGCCATAAGATACGGTTTTAAAGGGCCTAACTACTGCGTGGTATCTGCCTGCGCTACAGGAAACCACGCTATAGGAGATGCTATGAGGCTTATCCAGAGGGGTGATGTGGATGTGGCCATAGCAGGTGGCTGTGAGAGCGCCATAACGCCCTTAGGTGTGGCCGGATTTGCCTCCATGAAGGCCCTCTCCACCCGTAATGACGAGCCTCAAAAGGCATCCAGACCTTTTGACAAAGATAGAGACGGTTTTGTGATGGGAGAAGGTGCAGGAATACTGGTACTGGAAGAGTATGAGCATGCCAAAGCCAGAGGTGCTAAGATTTACGCAGAGCTGGTAGGATACGGAGCCACCGACGATGCCTACCACATAACGGCACCTTGTGGTGACGGAGAGGGAGCCTACATGTGTATGAAGTTGGCTCTTGAGGACGCGGGCATACCACCCCACGAGGTGGATTACATCAACGCTCACGGTACTTCCACTCCCCTCAACGACAAGGTGGAGACTTACGCCATAAAAAGACTGTTTGGAGAACATGCCTACCGGCTCAAGATAAGCTCCAATAAGTCCATGATAGGACACCTTTTAGGAGCCGCCGGTGCGGTGGAGGCTGTAGCTACCGTTAAAACCATCCAGACAGGTATAATCCCTCCCACCATAAATCTGGAAAACCCGGATCCTGAGTGTGATTTGGACTACACCCCTATGGTGGCTGTACAGAAGGAGGTGAACGTAGCCCTTTCTAACTCCTTCGGTTTCGGTGGAACTAATGCGTGCCTCGTTTTCAGAAAGCTCTAA
- a CDS encoding acyl carrier protein, with product MDLENRVKEIIADQLGVEVDKLTPEASFVEDLGADSLDVVELIMAFEEEFGIEIPDEDAEKIRTVGDVINYLKERVKS from the coding sequence ATGGATCTCGAAAACAGAGTAAAGGAGATAATAGCCGACCAGTTAGGCGTTGAGGTGGACAAACTTACACCAGAAGCCAGCTTTGTGGAGGACCTGGGTGCCGACTCCCTTGACGTGGTAGAACTCATCATGGCCTTTGAGGAGGAGTTCGGTATAGAGATCCCCGATGAGGATGCAGAAAAAATAAGAACAGTAGGAGATGTCATCAACTATCTGAAGGAGAGAGTTAAGAGCTGA
- a CDS encoding dihydroorotate dehydrogenase, with the protein MQDLSIELWGIRFKNPVWVASGTFGYGLEASEIYDVSSLGAVVTKGISLRPREGNPPQRIAETPCGMLNSIGLQNPGVEGFLLHIYPRIEKIDTHFIVNVFGETEEEYLEVCLALEDRPKIVAYELNVSCPNVKKGGMLFGHDTKVLSRLVERVKAKVRKPVLVKLSPNVGDIRTFARVCVESGADGLVAINTLVGMKIDVRSGKPDLSTFVGGLSGPAILPIAVRIVWEVFQEVRGSVPVIGVGGIYDTDSALQHILAGASAVQVGTANFFDPKCPLRIIEGIKSYMESKKVKSFNQLVGRAHGIGVLS; encoded by the coding sequence ATGCAGGATCTTTCCATAGAACTTTGGGGTATCCGTTTTAAAAACCCCGTATGGGTAGCCTCCGGCACCTTCGGTTACGGTCTTGAGGCCTCCGAGATATACGATGTGTCCTCTCTCGGTGCTGTTGTTACCAAGGGTATATCTTTAAGACCGCGTGAAGGGAATCCTCCCCAGAGGATAGCGGAAACCCCCTGTGGTATGCTCAACTCCATAGGTCTTCAGAACCCGGGTGTGGAGGGTTTTCTTCTCCACATATACCCTCGCATAGAAAAGATAGACACCCACTTTATAGTCAACGTGTTTGGGGAAACGGAAGAGGAGTACTTGGAGGTCTGTTTGGCCCTTGAGGACAGGCCCAAGATAGTGGCCTACGAGCTTAACGTTTCCTGTCCCAACGTCAAGAAAGGTGGTATGTTATTCGGTCACGATACTAAGGTACTGTCTCGTCTTGTGGAGAGGGTGAAGGCAAAGGTAAGAAAACCTGTTCTGGTAAAACTGTCTCCCAACGTGGGGGATATAAGGACCTTTGCCCGTGTCTGTGTGGAGAGTGGTGCGGATGGGCTCGTAGCCATAAACACCTTGGTGGGCATGAAGATAGACGTACGCTCCGGTAAACCTGATCTTTCCACCTTCGTGGGTGGACTTTCGGGACCTGCCATACTCCCCATAGCGGTGAGGATTGTTTGGGAGGTGTTCCAAGAGGTAAGAGGTAGTGTTCCCGTTATAGGAGTGGGAGGTATCTATGATACAGACTCAGCTTTGCAACACATTCTGGCCGGAGCCAGTGCCGTACAGGTGGGTACAGCTAACTTCTTTGATCCCAAATGTCCCCTTCGTATAATAGAGGGGATAAAGTCCTACATGGAGAGTAAAAAGGTAAAGTCCTTCAATCAGCTGGTGGGACGCGCCCACGGTATAGGCGTACTTTCGTAA
- a CDS encoding DHA2 family efflux MFS transporter permease subunit, whose protein sequence is MRENLLLTIIVMTGVFMAILDTTIVDIVVPRMMAPLSTDLYGVQWVVTSYMTAAATGIMLVEWLESYLGLKKVFLLGLVLFTSSSAYAGNSGSLAEMILARILQGFGEALIVVSAEAMLFTSYPPEKRGLAMGIYGLGVSFAPALGPTLGGWITEHLSWRWVFYINVPIGILNTFMATFFLREFPKTRHTRMNWFSFLFLSMGTVNLLVVLSKGQQMGWFSSDTIGYLTLLSILGFLLFLLWEIISHHKLVDPALFKIKEFLVSLLVYFLLLGFSMYQVFYILPLYFENLKGISTFHTGLHILPLALSIGISSPIAGAISDRKSDRLPLYVAVSLYLFSSFFLLPQLDLFTPTWKASLYLILLGIGMGFFFAPVTNLALKKLGDKVTVGVSLMHYVRFVGGSFGTAIATNDLQRFMWENFQRTTEIQNHQLVGHFLEELSGYFWLPQEKAQAFLYQVQSLYSYSDAFKETFLMAGVWGLLGSLPILYLLLDHIFTKVRLYRGRVPPAD, encoded by the coding sequence ATGAGGGAAAATCTGCTTCTGACCATCATAGTGATGACAGGTGTCTTTATGGCCATACTGGACACCACTATAGTGGACATAGTAGTACCACGTATGATGGCACCTCTTTCCACGGATCTTTACGGCGTGCAGTGGGTGGTTACCTCCTACATGACGGCGGCAGCCACCGGCATAATGTTGGTGGAATGGCTGGAGTCCTATCTTGGACTCAAAAAGGTGTTCCTGTTGGGTCTTGTACTGTTCACCTCCTCCTCCGCTTACGCAGGCAACTCGGGTAGCTTGGCGGAGATGATACTGGCAAGGATACTACAAGGTTTCGGAGAGGCTCTCATAGTGGTCAGTGCAGAAGCCATGCTCTTTACCTCTTATCCTCCCGAAAAGAGAGGTCTCGCCATGGGTATCTACGGACTGGGTGTTAGTTTTGCTCCTGCCTTAGGTCCCACGCTGGGTGGATGGATAACAGAACATCTAAGCTGGCGTTGGGTCTTTTACATCAACGTACCCATAGGTATCCTCAACACCTTTATGGCTACTTTCTTCCTCAGAGAGTTTCCCAAAACTCGTCATACCAGAATGAACTGGTTTTCCTTTCTGTTTCTCTCCATGGGTACGGTAAACCTTCTGGTGGTTCTCTCCAAAGGGCAGCAGATGGGATGGTTTTCTTCCGACACGATAGGTTACCTTACCCTTCTCAGTATTTTGGGATTTCTCCTGTTCCTCTTGTGGGAGATAATCTCCCACCACAAGCTTGTAGATCCAGCCCTCTTTAAAATCAAAGAGTTTTTGGTATCTCTTTTGGTGTACTTCCTCCTTTTAGGTTTCTCTATGTATCAGGTCTTCTACATACTTCCCCTTTACTTTGAGAATCTGAAGGGAATAAGTACTTTTCACACAGGTCTCCACATACTCCCCCTTGCCCTCTCCATAGGTATCTCTTCTCCCATAGCTGGTGCGATAAGTGACAGAAAATCCGACCGACTCCCCCTCTACGTAGCGGTCAGCCTTTATCTTTTCTCTTCCTTCTTTCTGCTGCCTCAATTGGACCTCTTTACTCCTACCTGGAAGGCCTCCCTTTACTTGATCCTTTTAGGTATAGGTATGGGCTTTTTCTTTGCACCTGTCACTAACCTGGCTCTCAAAAAGTTGGGTGATAAGGTAACGGTGGGAGTAAGTTTGATGCATTACGTGAGGTTCGTGGGAGGCTCCTTCGGTACAGCCATAGCCACCAACGATCTTCAGAGATTCATGTGGGAGAACTTTCAGAGAACTACCGAGATACAGAATCACCAATTGGTAGGACACTTTCTGGAGGAACTGAGCGGTTACTTTTGGCTTCCCCAGGAGAAGGCACAGGCCTTCCTGTATCAGGTTCAAAGCCTTTACTCTTATTCCGATGCCTTTAAGGAGACATTCCTTATGGCAGGTGTGTGGGGACTTTTAGGGAGTCTCCCCATACTGTACCTTCTTCTGGACCACATCTTTACGAAAGTACGCCTATACCGTGGGCGCGTCCCACCAGCTGATTGA